The Alteriqipengyuania halimionae genome contains a region encoding:
- a CDS encoding NAD-dependent epimerase/dehydratase family protein, whose translation MLAITGGTGFVGRTTVNHTLDSGHSVRALARRDQTLREGVAWIRGDLSDAAALEELVRGSDAVLHIAGVVNAPDRAGFEAANIGGTQNVIAAMERAGTKRLVLVSSLSAREPQLSLYGASKRGGEDAVRASSLDWTIVRPPAIYGPHDTEMFDLFRAAKAHLVPMPPKGRTSIVHVDDLARLLVTLAEQPTSGAIYEPDDGRIEGWEHAELATAIADAVGTRALVPRVPAPLLRLAARADRLMRGDKAKLTLDRVGYMVHPDWVASADRRPPSSLWQPQMETRAGLRDTARWYEREGWL comes from the coding sequence GTGCTGGCGATCACCGGCGGCACCGGTTTCGTCGGCCGCACGACTGTCAATCATACGCTTGATTCAGGCCATAGTGTTCGGGCGCTCGCTCGGCGCGATCAGACACTGCGTGAAGGTGTCGCATGGATTCGCGGCGACCTGTCCGATGCGGCTGCGCTGGAAGAACTGGTGCGTGGAAGCGACGCCGTTTTGCACATTGCCGGGGTGGTGAACGCGCCCGATCGCGCAGGCTTCGAGGCGGCCAATATCGGCGGCACGCAGAATGTCATCGCGGCGATGGAGCGGGCGGGGACCAAGCGCCTCGTGCTGGTTTCGTCGCTCTCCGCGCGCGAGCCGCAATTGTCGCTCTATGGCGCTTCGAAACGCGGAGGCGAGGACGCCGTGCGCGCCTCTTCGCTCGACTGGACGATCGTGCGCCCGCCGGCGATCTACGGTCCCCACGATACCGAGATGTTCGATCTGTTCCGCGCGGCCAAGGCGCATCTCGTGCCCATGCCACCCAAGGGGCGCACGTCGATCGTGCATGTCGACGATCTGGCGCGCCTGCTGGTGACACTGGCGGAGCAGCCGACGAGCGGGGCGATCTACGAGCCCGACGATGGCCGGATCGAGGGCTGGGAACATGCCGAGCTGGCCACGGCGATTGCCGATGCGGTCGGCACGCGGGCGCTCGTGCCGCGCGTTCCGGCTCCGCTGCTCCGGCTGGCAGCACGGGCGGACAGGCTGATGCGCGGCGACAAGGCCAAGCTTACGCTCGATCGGGTCGGCTACATGGTGCATCCCGACTGGGTCGCGAGCGCGGACCGTAGACCGCCATCGTCACTGTGGCAGCCGCAGATGGAAACGCGGGCAGGACTGCGCGACACGGCGCGCTGGTACGAACGCGAGGGCTGGCTCTAG
- the obgE gene encoding GTPase ObgE, translating into MHFLDQAKIFIKSGAGGPGAVSFRREKYIEMGGPDGGDGGRGADVVFEAVPALNTLIDFRYSQHFKAPRGAHGMGKDRTGASAKPLVIKVPVGTQILSEDKEEILADLTEEGERMVFLEGGLGGRGNASYKSSTNRAPRQHQPGEPGEEMWVWLRLKLLADVGLVGLPNAGKSTFLNAVANTKAKVGAYAFTTIAPKLGVVRHKGREFVLADIPGLIEGAADGKGIGDRFLGHIERCRVLIHLIDIEGEDPKEALKTVEEELAAYGEGLEDKPRLVALNKLDLVDEELFEAFADELKAEGVQEVFPISGATGDGIPEMLDAVLRYLPEKKTGAPGSADVDEVDDEDWSPI; encoded by the coding sequence ATGCATTTCCTCGACCAGGCCAAGATCTTCATTAAATCCGGCGCGGGTGGCCCAGGGGCCGTCAGTTTCCGGCGCGAGAAGTACATCGAGATGGGTGGACCCGACGGCGGCGATGGCGGCCGTGGGGCCGACGTCGTGTTCGAGGCGGTGCCTGCGCTCAATACGCTGATCGATTTCCGGTATTCGCAGCATTTCAAGGCCCCTCGCGGCGCGCACGGCATGGGGAAGGATCGCACCGGTGCCTCGGCCAAGCCGCTGGTCATCAAGGTGCCTGTGGGCACGCAGATCCTTTCCGAGGACAAGGAAGAGATCCTCGCCGACCTGACGGAGGAGGGCGAGCGCATGGTCTTCCTCGAAGGCGGGCTGGGCGGTCGCGGCAATGCCAGTTACAAATCCTCCACCAATCGTGCCCCGCGCCAGCACCAGCCGGGCGAGCCGGGTGAGGAAATGTGGGTCTGGCTGCGGCTGAAACTGCTCGCCGATGTCGGCCTTGTCGGTCTTCCCAATGCGGGCAAATCGACTTTCCTCAACGCCGTTGCCAACACCAAGGCGAAGGTCGGCGCCTATGCCTTCACCACGATCGCGCCCAAGCTGGGCGTGGTGCGGCACAAGGGGCGCGAATTCGTGCTCGCCGACATTCCCGGCCTGATCGAGGGCGCGGCGGACGGCAAGGGGATCGGTGACCGTTTCCTCGGCCATATCGAGCGCTGCCGCGTGCTGATCCACCTTATCGATATCGAGGGCGAAGATCCAAAGGAAGCGCTCAAGACGGTCGAGGAAGAGCTAGCGGCCTATGGCGAGGGGCTTGAGGACAAGCCGCGCCTGGTGGCGCTCAACAAGCTCGATCTGGTCGATGAGGAATTGTTCGAAGCCTTTGCCGACGAGCTGAAAGCGGAGGGCGTGCAGGAGGTCTTTCCCATTTCGGGCGCGACCGGGGATGGCATTCCCGAAATGCTCGACGCGGTGCTGCGTTATCTGCCCGAGAAGAAGACCGGCGCGCCCGGCAGTGCCGATGTCGACGAGGTGGACGACGAGGATTGGTCTCCGATTTGA